AAAAGGATTGCCAAGGCAGAAATTATTTCGTACCCAAGAGCCGCCGTTGCCGATTTTTCGGCTTCCGCACATGGCCTGAAGGTTCTGCCGGAGTGACTGCCATGTGTATGGCGCCTAACCTCATACCGCATGAATTTAAGAATAATTGCCACCCTGTCTTGTGCCGTCGCGGCCATGTTTGTCAGCAGTTGCTCGACAAACGGAGCTGTAACCGGCATGGGGAAATCCAGTAGTGACGCCCTTGTTTTGGCCCGTGTAGGTGAAAATGCCCAGGGATTTGTTCAGCCCCTGGCGCCGAGCCGTTCGGCAGTGCCTTCTTCCAAGCTCCCCAAACTGGGGCGCGACAAACACAAGATGCCGTTTTACCACCCCGCCCAGCGCACCCGTGTAGTACGCACCACGGCTTATACCCATTCCGAACGTGACCATCTGGCCTACGGACCCCGGAATGCCGTTGGCACGACGCTGAAATACACTTCTTCCGTGCGCAGCGCCGCTGCGGACTGGTCCGTTTACCCTCTGGGAACAACCTTCCGCATCAAGGGGCAGCCCTATCTCTACGTCGTTGACGATTACGGGAGCGCCCTGGTCGGCACCGGAACCATTGACATTTACCAGCCTAACAAGAAGCTGATGAAGGAATGGGGCCGCCGCTATGTGGAACTGACCATCGTCCGCTGGGGAGACCCCGCCAACAGTCTGGAAGTGCTCGGCAGCCGCCGCGG
This portion of the Akkermansia massiliensis genome encodes:
- a CDS encoding 3D domain-containing protein, which produces MNLRIIATLSCAVAAMFVSSCSTNGAVTGMGKSSSDALVLARVGENAQGFVQPLAPSRSAVPSSKLPKLGRDKHKMPFYHPAQRTRVVRTTAYTHSERDHLAYGPRNAVGTTLKYTSSVRSAAADWSVYPLGTTFRIKGQPYLYVVDDYGSALVGTGTIDIYQPNKKLMKEWGRRYVELTIVRWGDPANSLEVLGSRRGYRHCRAMYAALQHRVSKGLYAKAD